The following are from one region of the Patescibacteria group bacterium genome:
- the rnc gene encoding ribonuclease III yields the protein MATLQKAMRQFNNAATTLAMRDFKELEKIIEVKFKDKELLKQSVVHRSYLNEHPDFSLSHNERLEFLGDAVLELIVTENLFYRFPDTPEGILTAWRASLVNAEMLADISGELQIEDFLYLSRGEAKDKNTKARRYILANAVEALIGAIYLDQGTKVTEKFIKKRILSKLDHILENELYLDPKSRFQEKAQELYGITPHYKVLGESGPDHAKIFEIGLYLGEELVAKGKGSSKQEAQVEAARKGLEKKDW from the coding sequence ATGGCTACATTGCAAAAAGCAATGCGGCAATTCAACAATGCAGCCACGACTTTGGCTATGCGCGACTTCAAAGAGCTGGAAAAAATAATTGAAGTAAAATTCAAGGACAAGGAGCTACTGAAGCAATCGGTCGTCCACCGGTCATATTTAAATGAGCATCCGGATTTTTCTTTGAGCCATAACGAGCGGCTGGAATTTTTGGGCGACGCAGTTTTGGAATTGATTGTAACCGAAAATTTGTTTTACCGTTTTCCCGATACTCCGGAAGGGATTTTGACTGCTTGGCGGGCCAGCCTGGTAAACGCGGAGATGCTCGCCGACATATCAGGCGAACTGCAGATTGAAGACTTCCTTTACCTTTCCCGCGGCGAAGCCAAAGATAAAAATACCAAAGCCCGGCGTTATATTTTAGCCAACGCGGTCGAGGCTTTGATCGGGGCGATTTATCTCGATCAGGGAACCAAGGTGACGGAGAAATTTATAAAAAAGCGCATTCTTTCCAAGCTGGACCATATTTTAGAGAATGAGCTGTATCTTGATCCAAAATCAAGATTCCAGGAAAAGGCCCAAGAGCTCTACGGCATAACGCCCCATTATAAAGTTTTGGGCGAATCTGGACCGGATCACGCGAAAATTTTTGAGATTGGACTATATTTAGGGGAAGAGCTGGTTGCCAAGGGAAAAGGCTCTTCAAAGCAGGAGGCCCAGGTTGAGGCGGCCAGGAAGGGATTGGAGAAAAAAGATTGGTAG
- a CDS encoding prepilin-type N-terminal cleavage/methylation domain-containing protein: protein MKVISKWIKKLKKFAKNRKGFSLFELMVAVSITSMVATMSAEQMDSVLPMARDAQRKANIHQVATALHLYYNDHGAYPVSSSQEPTAAGWLEMKASLEGTDPLESYMPEVPVDPLNDDAHKFEYSSDGEKFRIAYETEDTTDASPQTVYGL from the coding sequence ATGAAGGTGATTTCCAAATGGATTAAAAAATTAAAGAAATTTGCTAAAAATCGCAAAGGTTTTAGCTTATTCGAATTGATGGTCGCCGTCAGCATTACTTCTATGGTAGCGACGATGTCAGCCGAGCAAATGGACAGCGTCCTGCCTATGGCTCGCGATGCCCAGCGAAAGGCCAATATCCATCAAGTGGCGACCGCCTTGCATCTTTATTATAATGATCACGGCGCTTACCCGGTCTCCAGCTCCCAAGAACCGACCGCGGCTGGCTGGCTTGAGATGAAAGCGAGCCTGGAAGGAACCGATCCTCTAGAAAGCTATATGCCCGAAGTGCCGGTTGATCCGTTAAATGACGATGCACATAAGTTTGAATACTCAAGCGACGGAGAAAAATTCAGAATCGCTTACGAGACTGAAGATACGACCGACGCTTCGCCCCAGACTGTCTACGGACTCTAA